In the genome of Pogona vitticeps strain Pit_001003342236 chromosome 13, PviZW2.1, whole genome shotgun sequence, the window CGCCGGCTTCGCTTCCCGGCtgcccctcgggggggggggaggtattgcgggaagggggggcggcggctctAGGGAACGGTCCCAGGAGGGTGCCCTGCCCAGCCCGCCCAGTCTGGGCGCTTCCTGTTCTGGGCTGGGGaatggggccaggaggggaggGCGCTTGCTGGCACTTTAGTGGAACAGGTCTGGCCAGTTCCCCTTGGGTGGGtggctggagggggggcagaCAGGCTGGCCAGCAGGGCAGCATTCCTTGCCCAGGTGGGCCGCTCACCTGGGCCCTTCCTGCTCTCACCAGCACCTTGCAAGCCCCGCTCTTTGGGGTCCTTGAGAGCCCACTCTAGGACTGGCTTGACGGAGCACCAAGTCCCTCCTGTGGGGCTGGCCTGCTCCCTGGCTTcccctgctgggggggggcatcttcCCTCTCccgtcctgccccccccccccgtccaggaCAGACCAGGCTGCCCATATCCCAGAGCTGGGGAGGAGGGCTCGGGTGGGGGGGCTGCAGAGAGGCCTGGGCCCAGAGGGCCTTCACGGTGGAgctggggggggagtgggggcaACCTGTGGGTTTGCCAGCTCAGCCCTAGCTGGAAATGCCAGGCCTGGGGCCACGCCGGTGCCAGCCCCACAACTGGGAAGTCCTGGagagtgggggagggagggacaggTATGCCAATGGCTCTGCACCCGTTGTTGACCTCTCCTGACCTTTGCACATGGGCTTCCGGGAGGGCACGCCGCCGGAAGGCACCTTGCGAAAGTGCTGAGGACCAAGGCCATGGCTCTGTTTGTTAATGTGTGCGCGCGCCTGagacaggcagggagaaagtggaaTAAAAGCAGGAAGAGGGGGCGGTCTGCTTGCCTGAGAGGCAAAGAGGCGCCTGGGCAAAGCCTTCCTTTCCTGCCCAGCCTTGGGGAAGCAAAggctgatgggggggggctccccAGCTCCCACCCCCCTCGTgactttctcctccccttttgtTGGGAAGCAGCAAGGGCAAAACCTTGCCACACATCAGGGCcgtgggaggggaggagggctTGCCCCACCTGGCCCAGGGTGGGCTGGGGTCTGCCAAGGGCCCGCTGATGggaccctcctctctctctctctctctctccctgcctgaccctcctcctcctcctcccccccaccccctacaACTAGATGGGACCTTTGTCTCCGAGTATTTCTCGCAGAGCTCCCAGAAACTCTCGCCCTACAGCTGGTACGGGAATGCCAAGGTCTTCCGCTTCCGGGTGCCAGAAGACGCCGTGGTGCTGCGCTGGCTCCTCCAGGTGTCTCAGGCAAAGAACCCCAAGTGTGGGGCCACTCAGGCCACCATGTGCGTATGCCCTGCCTCCCCCTTGCCAGGAGGGGGGGCGcttccccttttctcctgccGTCTCCTGGCCAGGCTTTGCTCCCGTGCGCCAGGGCCCTctctcggggtgggggtggggtggggggtggccgAGGCCTTGACCGCCTGCCCAGTGCGGGTAGGGGGAACCCTTTGAGACCCAGCCTTCTTCCCACGGTCTTGCAGCCACATCCGCTTTGGTGCTCCCCCTGTCATCAACCCGCTGGGAACACAGTTCCCAGGGAACACCAGCGTGCGCCTGTCCTACAATCAGACCTTGATGCTGACCACCGGCCTGCAGAACAGCACTTTTGTCAACCTCACCAGCCCGGCGGCAGGCGACTGGTTCCTTGCAGCCCACCTGCCGGAGCCCACCGGCAAGATCGAAATGCAGGTGAGGCGGGCGGGCGGCGTGGAGTCCTGCAGGTGAGCTTTGGAGCCAGGTGGCCCCCCCTGGCCCTGGCCCGAGGGTTGGGGAGCCCCGGGCTGCCTGCCCGTGGACCAAGCCCTGCCTTTCCCTCCCCGCAGGGTTTCTCCACGCCGTGTGTTTACATCTTCCAACCGGACATGTTTGTGCTGCGCTTGGTGGACATGCCAGTCCTGGAGCCCAACGTTCCCCTGCCTCAGACGATGGCCTGGCCAAGGAGGGTGCTGCATGCAAAGTGAGCCGCTGCTGAAGACGGGGACACCGGGAGTGGGGGAGTCCCTCTCTGGCCCCCTTGGTCCAAGGGGCCTTGCGGGCTCGTCGCCTGCAGAGCGGGTCCCCTCCGTGGCGGAAGAGAGACCTGAGAGCCCagtggcacggggggggggggctactccTTCCCAGTTTAGAACACAGAAAACTGGCCAGGGGACTTGGACTGACCAGGaactcccctttctctctcccccgccccccccccccatgcaggatCTTCGTCCCTGCCTACAGCGCCACACTGCGCTTCCAGCTGGGACGCTGCACGGTGAATGCTTCCTCTGCCTGCACCGTTCGGGTCACGCTGGGCTCGGCCACCCTTCCTCCGTCCTTCCAGAAGGTGCTGAATTGCACAGGGTCCTGCAGCCTGCTCCTGGCCTCGCCTCCGTGGGAGAAGTGGCTGCCGGTCACCGTGGAAAGCCTTCCCGGCTCCAGCCCCAGCCCCAGCGTCTCCTTGGGGATGACAGCTTCCTTCACAGGTGGGTGCctgcgcgcgcgcggggggggggcgggggagaggagaAGCCAAAGGCACCCTCAGGCTGGATCTGCCAGGCCACAGGCCTTGGGCACGTCTTGCAGAGCAGCATCCAAACCAGGAGGCCTGTGGCTGAAGCGGCCTTCCCTGTTGCTCCCCTGCCAGCCTGCAGGCCCGGAGGGTCCGGCTCCTTCCTAAGCTTCTTCCGGAGCCTGAACCGGATGCAGGGAAGCACTGCCAACGCCACGGGGCTTACGAAGGCCAGCGCTCACGATGCCTCGGGCCAAGAGGGCTCGTGCCTGCAAGGGCAACCCGTCATCCGGGAGGACCTGGACGTTGTCTCCGTCCGGTTCCGGATCCTGGGCGAGTCCAACGTGACGGTGCAGGCCAAGCGCCCgaccctcctcctcctgaacCTCAACGCGGGCACAGACAGTGGAGGCACCTTGGTGTTGAACCTGCTGCTCAACGAGGTAGAGCCaccaggctgccccccccacctcaggGGCTTTGGGCTTGCAGGGGCTCCCAGGGACTGCTCAGCCTGCTCCTGCCGCCAGATTGGGAAGCTGGGCTGCTTTTATCCTTGCAGACCTCCGCAGACCTTGGAAATGCCACTGTGTGGGCCTGCTTGAACCCAGCCTCCCCTGTGCTCTCCCCCAACGCCACCACCGGGGGCTGCCGGACAGGTAGGTGGTGCCCGTGGCTCCAGGGGGTgggctggctggccggctggccgAAGACCCAGGGCATCCCTCAACCCCAGAGCAACTCagtgcagccggggggggggagggcccgAGGgctggggggcgggcgggcagagGCACTTCTCCGCCCACTGGGCTGGGTTCCTGTTGCCTGGCCGGGCAGGCAGTAGCTTGTGTCTCCCTTGTGGCACCAACACAGCTTTTGCCGAGGGCTATTCGCTGAGTGTGAGCAGGTCCTCTGCAGAAGCGTCCCTCGCCGTCCCCTACCCAGAGAGCGACAACTGGTTCCTCTCCCTGCACCTCCGTTGCCCAGAGTCCTCGGCAGGGTGAGTCCCGGGCAACGACACCAAGGCTGGCGCATGGGCTGGGCGGGGGAGCCAGGGAGGTGGGGGCTCGCTGGGCGCTTCTTTCGGGGCACCACGGTGTGGTGTGTCGTGGCAGCACTATGCTTGTGCCCCAGGGTGGGTGTGAAGGGGCTTCCTTGGGCTCCTTGGCCCTCTCTCACAAGGCCTAgggactctttctctctctctctctctgtctctctccctcccccccccccccccgcacgggtggt includes:
- the PGAP6 gene encoding post-GPI attachment to proteins factor 6 isoform X3, giving the protein MGSVAGLGRPFLRLPLPLPLPLPLLLLLLLLTGPAAPLGGEAGQPGGRDGAPDDGTFVSEYFSQSSQKLSPYSWYGNAKVFRFRVPEDAVVLRWLLQVSQAKNPKCGATQATIHIRFGAPPVINPLGTQFPGNTSVRLSYNQTLMLTTGLQNSTFVNLTSPAAGDWFLAAHLPEPTGKIEMQGFSTPCVYIFQPDMFVLRLVDMPVLEPNVPLPQTMAWPRRVLHAKIFVPAYSATLRFQLGRCTVNASSACTVRVTLGSATLPPSFQKVLNCTGSCSLLLASPPWEKWLPVTVESLPGSSPSPSVSLGMTASFTACRPGGSGSFLSFFRSLNRMQGSTANATGLTKASAHDASGQEGSCLQGQPVIREDLDVVSVRFRILGESNVTVQAKRPTLLLLNLNAGTDSGGTLVLNLLLNETSADLGNATVWACLNPASPVLSPNATTGGCRTAFAEGYSLSVSRSSAEASLAVPYPESDNWFLSLHLRCPESSAGNCNQAKARLAVVAVLSPCFEDCGTYGQCSLMRRHGYLYAGCNCKAGWRGWSCTDGTKAQSLGTQTLATLTLTLSNLFFLPAIAVALYRYYLVEASVYTFTMFFSTFYHACDQPGVVVLCIMDYDTVQYCDFLGSVVSFWVTILCMARIKNILKYVLCVVGTLFIAMSLHLDRRGVWNMMAPCLVAIILMTAIWASRCVTRRHCYPPSWKRWAFFLFPGISLAVVAVVVYVFMETTENYYYTHSLWHILVAISLVFLLPPGDKQQQEPWAWSRKLFCRYQICKNDREELYAVT
- the PGAP6 gene encoding post-GPI attachment to proteins factor 6 isoform X4 gives rise to the protein MAKSRRWGSGQPPPRPGLSATRGGPRSLCSQRPCRGSGDGGEGAPAEGLPESAGRAGRRAGRTPLGSGSARPVLPPGSPAPPAPLRPRSAFPGGLAPPALSRVCVCVCVWRGGNHTTLASPPKAPLPACLPASLPPSLPPSRGAPPPARAQRPPPPLPSLPPPPSLPPSLLPPPGVPVTSPPGRAHRPVRPPGGERASGRGDGLTGDGLGGRPRPPLPAAALAVAVAVAVAAPAPPPDGTRSPARRRGGAAGRPRRGPRRWDLCLRVFLAELPETLALQLVRECQGLPLPGARRRRGAALAPPGVSGKEPQVWGHSGHHPHPLWCSPCHQPAGNTVPREHQRAPVLQSDLDADHRPAEQHFCQPHQPGGRRLVPCSPPAGAHRQDRNAGEAGGRRGVLQGFSTPCVYIFQPDMFVLRLVDMPVLEPNVPLPQTMAWPRRVLHAKIFVPAYSATLRFQLGRCTVNASSACTVRVTLGSATLPPSFQKVLNCTGSCSLLLASPPWEKWLPVTVESLPGSSPSPSVSLGMTASFTACRPGGSGSFLSFFRSLNRMQGSTANATGLTKASAHDASGQEGSCLQGQPVIREDLDVVSVRFRILGESNVTVQAKRPTLLLLNLNAGTDSGGTLVLNLLLNETSADLGNATVWACLNPASPVLSPNATTGGCRTGTATKPKPGWLSWPSSAPASRTAGPTGSAA